A single window of Enterobacteriaceae bacterium ESL0689 DNA harbors:
- the mreB gene encoding rod shape-determining protein MreB, with protein MLKKFRGMFSNDLSIDLGTANTLIYVKGQGIVLNEPSVVAIRQDRAGSPKSVAAVGHEAKQMLGRTPGNIAAIRPMKDGVIADFFVTEKMLQHFIKQVHSNSFMRPSPRVLVCVPVGATQVERRAIRESAQGAGARDVFLIEEPMAAAIGAGLPVSEATGSMVVDIGGGTTEVAVISLNGVVYSSSVRIGGDRFDEAVINYVRRNYGSLIGEATAERIKHEIGSAYPGDEVFEIEVRGRNLAEGVPRGFTLNSNEILEALQEPLTGIVSAVMVALEQCPPELASDISERGMVLTGGGALLRNLDRLLMEETGIPVVVADDPLTCVARGGGKALEMIDMHGGDLFSEE; from the coding sequence ATGTTAAAAAAATTTCGTGGCATGTTTTCCAATGACCTGTCTATTGACCTGGGTACTGCGAATACCCTTATTTATGTAAAAGGGCAAGGCATCGTATTGAATGAACCTTCTGTGGTTGCTATCCGTCAGGATCGTGCGGGTTCGCCGAAAAGCGTTGCTGCTGTGGGCCATGAAGCAAAACAGATGCTTGGACGTACACCAGGCAATATCGCGGCGATCCGTCCGATGAAAGACGGTGTGATTGCTGACTTTTTTGTGACCGAAAAAATGCTTCAGCACTTTATCAAGCAGGTGCATAGCAATAGTTTTATGCGTCCAAGTCCCCGTGTCCTTGTGTGTGTGCCGGTGGGTGCCACTCAGGTTGAGCGTCGCGCGATCCGTGAATCAGCGCAAGGGGCAGGGGCGCGGGACGTTTTTCTGATTGAAGAGCCGATGGCGGCTGCAATTGGTGCGGGACTGCCGGTTTCTGAAGCCACCGGGTCTATGGTGGTCGATATCGGTGGCGGCACCACGGAAGTGGCGGTGATCTCCCTGAATGGTGTGGTCTACTCCTCTTCGGTACGTATCGGTGGTGACCGTTTTGACGAAGCGGTGATTAATTACGTCCGTCGTAATTATGGCTCACTTATCGGTGAAGCAACGGCGGAACGTATCAAACATGAGATTGGCTCTGCCTATCCGGGTGATGAAGTCTTTGAGATCGAAGTGCGCGGGCGCAACCTGGCTGAAGGGGTTCCTCGCGGTTTTACACTGAACTCGAACGAAATTCTGGAAGCACTGCAGGAACCGCTGACCGGTATTGTGAGTGCGGTGATGGTTGCGCTAGAGCAGTGCCCGCCAGAACTGGCTTCTGATATTTCTGAACGCGGTATGGTTCTCACTGGCGGTGGGGCGCTGTTGCGTAATCTTGATCGCCTGTTGATGGAAGAGACGGGTATTCCTGTTGTCGTGGCAGATGACCCACTGACCTGTGTTGCGCGTGGTGGTGGTAAGGCGCTGGAAATGATCGATATGCATGGCGGCGATTTATTTAGCGAAGAGTAG
- the aroQ gene encoding type II 3-dehydroquinate dehydratase, which produces MADKFRILLLNGPNLNMLGTREPEKYGSLTLAEIIDRLNQEATALNVMLDHLQSNAEFALIDRIHQAKDTIDYILINPGGLTHTSVAIRDALLAVSIPFIEIHLSNIHAREPFRHHSYLSDIASGVICGLGADGYSYALQTAVQRLSQLY; this is translated from the coding sequence ATGGCTGATAAGTTTCGCATTTTGCTTTTAAACGGCCCTAATCTTAACATGCTGGGGACGCGCGAACCTGAAAAGTATGGTTCCCTGACCCTCGCTGAGATTATTGATCGCCTGAATCAAGAAGCGACGGCGCTTAACGTCATGCTGGATCACCTGCAATCTAACGCGGAGTTTGCACTTATCGACCGAATTCATCAGGCTAAAGATACCATAGACTATATCCTGATTAATCCGGGCGGATTGACACACACCAGCGTCGCCATCCGTGATGCGTTACTGGCTGTGAGTATTCCATTTATTGAGATCCACTTAAGTAACATCCACGCACGCGAACCCTTCCGCCACCACTCTTATCTGTCGGATATCGCCTCAGGCGTCATCTGCGGATTGGGAGCGGACGGTTATTCATACGCTTTACAGACAGCAGTACAACGTCTGTCACAATTATATTAA
- the accB gene encoding acetyl-CoA carboxylase biotin carboxyl carrier protein produces MDIRKIKKLIELVEESGISELEISEGEESVRISRTAPVASYPVMQQAYAAPVAPVQTPAAAAPATPAAEAEKAEISGHMVRSPMVGTFYRTPSPDAKAFVEVGQKVEVGDTLCIVEAMKMMNQIETDKAGVVKAILIENGQPVEFDEPLVVIE; encoded by the coding sequence ATGGATATTCGTAAGATAAAAAAACTGATCGAGCTGGTTGAAGAATCAGGCATCTCCGAACTGGAAATTTCTGAAGGAGAAGAGTCTGTACGCATCAGCCGTACTGCCCCCGTTGCGAGCTATCCGGTCATGCAACAAGCTTATGCGGCACCTGTTGCCCCAGTTCAGACACCGGCAGCAGCGGCACCCGCCACTCCGGCAGCAGAGGCAGAAAAAGCAGAAATCAGTGGTCATATGGTACGTTCCCCGATGGTTGGTACGTTCTATCGCACGCCGAGTCCGGACGCGAAAGCGTTTGTTGAAGTCGGCCAGAAAGTGGAAGTCGGTGATACGTTATGTATCGTTGAAGCGATGAAAATGATGAACCAAATCGAAACTGACAAAGCCGGTGTGGTGAAAGCTATCCTGATCGAAAATGGCCAACCCGTAGAGTTTGATGAACCTCTGGTCGTCATCGAATAA
- the accC gene encoding acetyl-CoA carboxylase biotin carboxylase subunit: MLDKIVIANRGEIALRILRACKELGIKTVAVHSTADRDLKHVLLADETVCIGPPPSAKSYLNIPALISAAEITGAAAIHPGYGFLSENANFAEQVERSGFIFIGPKAETIHLMGDKVSAINAMKKAGVPCVPGSDGPLGDDMDINRAHAKRIGYPVIIKASGGGGGRGMRVVRSDAELEQAISMTQAEAKAAFGNDMVYMEKYLENPRHIEVQVLADGQGNAIYLAERDCSMQRRHQKVVEEAPAPGITPEMRRYIGERCAKACVDIGYRGAGTFEFLFENGEFYFIEMNTRIQVEHPITEMITGVDLIKEQLRIAAGQPLSIKQEDIQVHGHAVECRINAEDPHTFLPSPGKITRFHAPGGFGVRWESHIYVGYTVPPYYDSMIGKLICYGENRDVAIARMKNALQELIIDGISTNIDLQIRIMNDENFQHGGTNIHYLEKKLGMQEK, from the coding sequence ATGCTGGATAAAATTGTTATCGCTAACCGTGGCGAGATTGCACTGCGCATCCTGCGTGCCTGTAAAGAACTGGGCATCAAAACCGTTGCTGTGCACTCTACGGCGGATCGCGATTTAAAACACGTATTGCTGGCGGACGAGACGGTCTGTATTGGCCCGCCACCCTCGGCGAAAAGTTACCTGAACATTCCCGCCCTCATCAGCGCCGCTGAAATCACGGGCGCGGCCGCTATTCACCCGGGATACGGTTTTCTCTCGGAGAATGCCAATTTTGCTGAACAGGTCGAGCGTTCAGGTTTTATCTTTATCGGCCCGAAAGCCGAGACCATCCATCTGATGGGCGATAAAGTTTCAGCTATTAACGCGATGAAAAAAGCCGGGGTGCCTTGTGTACCGGGTTCGGATGGCCCATTAGGTGACGATATGGACATTAACCGCGCCCATGCGAAACGCATCGGTTACCCGGTTATTATCAAGGCGTCTGGGGGCGGTGGTGGCCGCGGGATGCGTGTCGTGCGTAGCGATGCCGAACTGGAACAAGCCATATCAATGACCCAGGCCGAAGCGAAAGCGGCTTTCGGCAATGATATGGTTTACATGGAAAAATACCTCGAAAATCCGCGCCATATTGAGGTCCAGGTGCTGGCAGACGGTCAGGGTAACGCTATCTATCTGGCAGAACGTGATTGCTCCATGCAGCGCCGCCATCAAAAAGTCGTCGAAGAGGCACCCGCGCCGGGCATTACACCAGAAATGCGCCGCTACATTGGCGAGCGCTGCGCTAAGGCTTGCGTCGATATTGGTTATCGTGGTGCGGGGACATTTGAGTTTCTGTTTGAAAACGGTGAATTCTATTTCATTGAAATGAATACCCGTATTCAGGTAGAGCACCCGATCACCGAAATGATCACCGGCGTTGATCTGATCAAAGAGCAATTGCGCATTGCCGCAGGCCAGCCGCTGTCGATTAAGCAAGAAGATATTCAGGTACATGGGCACGCGGTAGAATGCCGTATCAACGCCGAAGATCCCCATACTTTCCTGCCAAGTCCCGGCAAAATTACCCGCTTTCATGCACCAGGAGGGTTTGGTGTACGCTGGGAGTCCCATATTTACGTGGGCTACACGGTTCCGCCTTACTATGACTCCATGATTGGTAAACTGATTTGTTATGGTGAAAACCGTGACGTCGCGATAGCACGGATGAAAAATGCGCTTCAGGAACTTATTATTGATGGCATCAGTACCAACATTGATCTTCAGATCCGCATCATGAACGACGAAAACTTCCAGCATGGTGGCACCAATATTCACTATCTGGAGAAAAAACTCGGTATGCAGGAGAAGTGA
- a CDS encoding HAD-IB family hydrolase has product MSNSLHPILSVFDFDGTLTRHDSFIPFLYFAFGKRIFVRRMMTMVYPTWHCMRHKMTRDELKERLITTFLRDVEEQWVAEKARLFCQSHWQQLMRPSGLVAVANEITSGAEVTLCSASPEIVLKPFADKLAINLLGTRLETIEGRLTGRISGENCRCQQKINRLEKKYGSLSDYHLRAWGDTRGDYELLAAAAEPHWRHFHAGWQRGKCPPELSR; this is encoded by the coding sequence ATGAGCAATTCCCTACACCCAATACTTTCTGTATTCGATTTCGACGGCACGCTCACCCGACATGACAGTTTTATTCCCTTCCTCTATTTTGCCTTTGGCAAGCGTATCTTTGTACGCCGTATGATGACGATGGTCTACCCGACATGGCATTGCATGCGCCACAAGATGACGCGGGATGAGTTAAAAGAGAGACTAATTACCACTTTTTTGCGTGATGTTGAAGAGCAGTGGGTGGCCGAAAAAGCGCGCCTGTTTTGTCAGTCGCACTGGCAGCAGTTAATGCGTCCTTCTGGCCTGGTGGCGGTGGCAAATGAAATCACATCGGGGGCGGAGGTCACTTTATGTTCTGCATCACCGGAAATTGTGCTCAAACCCTTTGCCGACAAACTGGCGATCAATCTGCTTGGCACGCGGCTGGAAACGATCGAAGGAAGACTTACCGGCCGTATCAGTGGCGAGAATTGCCGCTGCCAGCAGAAAATTAACCGGCTGGAAAAAAAGTATGGCTCACTCAGTGATTATCATCTACGGGCATGGGGAGATACGCGGGGTGATTATGAACTCCTGGCGGCAGCGGCTGAACCACACTGGCGACATTTTCACGCAGGCTGGCAACGGGGAAAATGTCCACCGGAACTGAGTCGATAA
- the fis gene encoding DNA-binding transcriptional regulator Fis, which yields MFEQRVNSDVLTVSTVNSQDQVTQKPLRDSVKQALKNYFAQLNGQDVNDLYELVLAEVEQPLLDMVMQYTRGNQTRAALMMGINRGTLRKKLKKYGMN from the coding sequence ATGTTCGAACAACGCGTAAATTCTGACGTACTGACCGTTTCTACCGTTAACTCTCAGGACCAGGTAACTCAAAAACCCCTACGTGACTCGGTTAAACAGGCACTGAAGAACTATTTTGCTCAATTAAATGGTCAGGATGTGAATGATCTTTATGAGCTGGTACTGGCTGAAGTTGAACAGCCCCTGTTGGACATGGTGATGCAATACACCCGTGGCAACCAGACCCGTGCTGCCCTGATGATGGGTATCAACCGTGGCACACTGCGTAAAAAACTGAAAAAATATGGCATGAACTGA
- the dusB gene encoding tRNA dihydrouridine synthase DusB: protein MHIGHYQLRNCLLAAPMAGITDRPFRTLCYKMGAALTVSEMLSANPQLRESDKSRLRMVHVDEPGIRTVQIAGSIPEEMAAVARINVESGAQIIDINMGCPAKKVNRKLAGSALLQYPEQVKLILTAVVKAVNVPVTLKIRTGWEPAHRNCVEIAQLAEACGIQALTVHGRTRACLFNGDAEYDSIRAVKQKVSIPVIANGDITDPLKARAVLDYTGADALMIGRAAQGRPWIFREIQHYLDTGERLPPLPLAEVKRLLCAHIRELHDFYGQAKGYRIARKHVAWYLQEHAPDDQFRRSFNAIENASEQLEALEAYFENLT from the coding sequence ATGCATATTGGACACTATCAGCTTAGAAATTGCCTGCTGGCAGCCCCTATGGCGGGGATTACTGACAGGCCATTCCGCACCCTGTGTTATAAGATGGGCGCGGCGTTGACTGTTTCTGAGATGCTGTCGGCTAACCCGCAACTTCGGGAAAGCGATAAGTCTCGTTTGCGGATGGTGCATGTCGATGAGCCCGGTATTCGTACCGTTCAAATTGCCGGTAGCATACCGGAAGAGATGGCCGCAGTCGCCCGCATTAATGTGGAAAGTGGTGCCCAGATTATTGATATTAATATGGGATGCCCGGCGAAAAAGGTGAATCGTAAGCTCGCGGGTTCAGCGCTCTTGCAATACCCCGAACAGGTGAAATTAATCCTGACGGCGGTCGTCAAGGCGGTGAATGTTCCGGTGACGCTCAAGATTCGCACCGGCTGGGAGCCGGCGCACCGTAACTGTGTAGAAATTGCCCAGCTGGCCGAAGCGTGTGGTATTCAGGCGTTGACGGTTCACGGACGCACCCGCGCCTGTTTGTTCAACGGAGACGCTGAATATGACAGCATTCGGGCAGTTAAGCAGAAAGTTTCCATTCCGGTTATCGCGAATGGTGACATTACTGACCCGCTAAAAGCCAGAGCTGTACTAGACTATACAGGGGCTGATGCCTTGATGATAGGCCGTGCAGCTCAGGGAAGACCCTGGATCTTTCGGGAAATCCAGCATTATCTGGACACTGGGGAGCGACTTCCTCCGCTGCCGCTGGCAGAGGTGAAGCGCTTGCTTTGTGCACACATTCGGGAATTGCATGACTTTTATGGCCAGGCAAAAGGATACCGGATTGCCCGCAAACACGTCGCCTGGTATCTCCAGGAGCACGCCCCCGATGACCAGTTTCGGCGCTCATTCAACGCTATAGAAAATGCCAGCGAACAGCTGGAGGCGTTGGAAGCATACTTCGAAAATCTTACGTAA
- the prmA gene encoding 50S ribosomal protein L11 methyltransferase gives MPWIQLKLNTTREYADNLSDALMEAGAVAITFQDSQDTPVFEPLPGETRLWGETTVIGLFDAESDMHDVIAMLEQHPLLERDFACKIEQLEDKDWEREWMDNFHPMRFGARLWVCPGWCEVPDKNAVNVMLDPGLAFGTGTHPTTSLCLQWLDSLDLTGKTIIDFGCGSGILAIAALKLGAARAIGIDIDPQAIQASRDNADRNGVSDRLTLYLSPDQPDTLSADIVVANILAGPLRELAPLISVLPVSGGLLGLSGILATQAENVCAAYADHFILDPIVEKEEWCRITGQRR, from the coding sequence ATGCCGTGGATCCAACTCAAACTCAATACCACCCGTGAATATGCGGATAATCTTAGCGATGCATTAATGGAGGCAGGTGCTGTTGCTATCACTTTTCAGGATAGTCAGGATACGCCGGTCTTCGAACCGCTACCAGGCGAAACACGCCTGTGGGGAGAAACGACGGTGATTGGCCTGTTCGATGCGGAAAGCGATATGCATGACGTTATCGCCATGCTGGAACAACATCCGTTACTGGAGCGTGATTTCGCCTGTAAAATTGAGCAGTTAGAAGATAAAGACTGGGAACGTGAATGGATGGATAATTTTCATCCCATGCGTTTTGGCGCACGACTGTGGGTTTGCCCGGGCTGGTGCGAGGTTCCCGATAAAAACGCCGTCAATGTCATGCTTGATCCTGGACTGGCGTTTGGCACCGGGACACATCCGACAACTTCACTCTGCCTGCAATGGCTGGATAGTCTGGACTTGACCGGCAAGACGATTATCGATTTTGGTTGTGGTTCTGGCATTCTGGCGATTGCCGCCCTGAAACTGGGGGCGGCGCGGGCGATTGGTATCGATATCGACCCCCAGGCCATTCAGGCAAGTCGCGATAACGCTGATCGCAATGGTGTTTCGGATCGTCTGACGCTCTATTTATCCCCTGACCAGCCTGACACGCTCAGCGCCGATATCGTGGTCGCCAATATTCTTGCTGGCCCATTACGTGAGTTAGCCCCGTTAATCAGCGTATTGCCTGTTTCCGGTGGCCTGCTGGGCCTGTCTGGGATTCTCGCCACGCAGGCAGAAAATGTCTGTGCCGCTTATGCCGATCACTTTATCCTTGACCCGATCGTGGAAAAAGAAGAGTGGTGCCGGATCACCGGTCAAAGGCGATAA
- the panF gene encoding sodium/pantothenate symporter: MQLEIIAVLIAYLCAVFGLSVYAMRQRTHGHFLSEYFLGSRSMGGIVLAMTLTTTYISASSFIGGPGAAYKYGLGWVLLAMIQLPTIWLSLGVLGKKFAILSRRYNAITLNDMLQARYQNRAVVWVASISLLIAFIGAIAVQFIGGARLLETAAGIRYENGLLIFGITIALYTAFGGFRASVLNDTMQGVVMLIGTVVLLAGIVHAAGGLSHAVETLQQINPQLVSPQGADGLLTPTFMTSFWVLVCFGVIGLPHTAVRCISYKDSKAVHRGIIIGTIVVGLLMFGMHLAGALGRAVVPDLTIPDQVIPTLMIRVLPPWAAGLFLAAPMAAIMSNVNAHLLQASATIIKDLWLNIQPEQKNNEQKLKWISTITTLLLGILMMLAAWRPPEMIIWLNLLAFGGLEAVFLWPLVLGLYWERANAAGALSAMLTGGVLYTVLATFNIQYLGFHPIIPALLLSLLAFVAGNRFGHSAAPSSILTTNK, from the coding sequence ATGCAGCTTGAAATTATCGCCGTGCTAATCGCCTATCTCTGCGCGGTTTTCGGCCTGTCGGTTTATGCCATGCGTCAACGTACCCACGGGCATTTCCTGAGTGAATATTTCCTCGGCAGTCGCTCCATGGGTGGGATCGTACTGGCGATGACGCTCACCACTACTTATATCAGTGCCAGTTCGTTTATCGGTGGGCCAGGGGCGGCCTATAAATATGGACTGGGCTGGGTGCTGCTGGCCATGATCCAGTTGCCGACTATCTGGCTGTCTTTAGGGGTGTTGGGGAAAAAATTCGCCATTCTTTCCCGTCGCTATAACGCCATTACGCTCAATGATATGCTTCAGGCACGCTATCAGAATCGGGCAGTGGTCTGGGTAGCCAGCATCAGTTTGCTGATCGCTTTCATCGGCGCTATTGCGGTTCAGTTTATCGGCGGTGCCCGCTTGCTGGAGACAGCGGCAGGTATTCGGTATGAGAACGGATTGTTGATCTTCGGCATCACTATCGCGCTGTATACCGCCTTTGGCGGTTTCCGTGCCAGCGTGCTAAATGACACCATGCAGGGCGTGGTGATGTTGATTGGCACGGTGGTTCTCCTTGCGGGTATCGTACATGCGGCTGGTGGCCTGTCTCATGCCGTAGAGACGCTACAGCAAATCAATCCACAACTGGTATCACCACAAGGCGCTGATGGCCTCCTTACTCCCACCTTTATGACCTCCTTCTGGGTTCTGGTGTGCTTCGGCGTTATTGGTTTACCCCATACTGCAGTACGTTGTATTTCCTATAAAGACAGTAAAGCTGTTCATCGCGGGATCATCATCGGCACTATCGTGGTGGGGTTGTTAATGTTCGGTATGCATCTGGCGGGTGCCCTGGGGCGGGCGGTTGTGCCTGATCTAACGATCCCCGATCAGGTGATCCCAACGTTAATGATACGTGTTCTGCCCCCCTGGGCTGCAGGTCTGTTTCTGGCAGCGCCGATGGCAGCCATTATGTCGAATGTAAACGCCCATTTATTACAGGCATCGGCAACGATCATTAAAGATCTCTGGCTGAATATCCAGCCGGAGCAAAAAAATAATGAGCAGAAACTAAAGTGGATTTCAACCATCACGACACTGTTACTGGGGATCTTGATGATGCTCGCGGCATGGCGGCCACCAGAAATGATCATCTGGCTCAATTTACTGGCTTTCGGTGGCCTGGAAGCGGTATTTTTATGGCCACTGGTATTAGGTTTATACTGGGAGCGTGCCAATGCCGCTGGCGCACTCAGCGCGATGTTAACCGGCGGTGTGTTATATACCGTGCTGGCGACGTTTAATATTCAGTATCTGGGTTTTCATCCGATCATTCCTGCCCTGTTACTCAGTCTGCTGGCGTTTGTTGCAGGTAACCGTTTTGGTCATTCTGCTGCGCCATCTTCCATACTGACGACGAATAAATAG
- a CDS encoding YhdT family protein has product MDIRFIQAHKEARWALWLTLLYLAAWLVAAYLPDNQPGITGLPHWFELACLLIPLLFILLCWTMVRFFFRDISLEENDAA; this is encoded by the coding sequence GTGGATATTCGATTTATTCAGGCACACAAAGAAGCGCGTTGGGCGCTATGGCTAACACTGCTTTATCTCGCCGCCTGGCTGGTGGCGGCTTATCTTCCCGATAATCAACCGGGTATCACCGGCCTGCCTCACTGGTTTGAGCTGGCTTGTTTGCTGATACCGCTGCTATTTATCCTGTTGTGCTGGACGATGGTGCGTTTTTTCTTTCGCGATATCTCGCTGGAGGAGAATGATGCAGCTTGA
- a CDS encoding phage virion morphogenesis protein, producing the protein MSGVTITVAFSAQAALDSLAKMARQLSSPTVLLSELGEELLDIHAERFRNQTAPDGTPWAALQPWYKEQKSRNQEKILTLDGYLSSTLRWQINTGTLLFGTDRPYGAIHQFGGTIKPKTAGALNVGGRLVKQVTIPARPWLGVTGRDEKRLLDIARDWLSTEK; encoded by the coding sequence ATGAGTGGAGTCACGATAACCGTGGCGTTCAGTGCCCAGGCCGCACTGGACAGCCTGGCAAAAATGGCTCGTCAGTTATCCAGTCCCACGGTACTACTGAGTGAACTGGGTGAGGAGTTACTGGATATCCACGCCGAACGTTTTCGCAATCAAACCGCGCCGGATGGTACGCCGTGGGCAGCACTGCAACCCTGGTATAAAGAACAGAAATCACGTAATCAGGAAAAAATCCTGACGCTGGACGGTTATCTGAGTAGCACGCTGCGCTGGCAAATCAACACAGGTACGCTGTTGTTTGGCACAGATCGCCCTTACGGTGCTATTCACCAGTTTGGCGGAACTATCAAGCCGAAAACCGCTGGTGCGCTTAACGTAGGGGGACGTCTGGTGAAACAGGTAACTATCCCGGCACGCCCCTGGCTAGGAGTCACTGGCCGGGATGAAAAACGTTTGCTGGATATTGCCCGTGACTGGCTGAGTACAGAAAAATAA
- a CDS encoding PBECR2 nuclease fold domain-containing protein, producing MTTADLNYGSLPFSEQIEFFRRKLALPTTGWTDIYNAEHDWAFVVAGANRNDLVTDLQQAVDNFIAEGRTLEEFRQQFSTIVDKYGWSYNGGFGWRTRVIYDTNLRSSYQAGRYAQLLVSRDTLPYWEYIHSDAVEHPRELHLFWDGLLLRWNNPWWEAHFPPNAWGCQCTVRGRSEAWLKRHNRKIDTAPETVLEERTIGQRSVNGPRSVQVPEGIDPSFEHAPGRSRLNSQVPAPRGAEPLSGNLSSLSSTGVPGVPYQLPVDALPPPRTASADRLLPTGLTDREYATRFLSEFGATLDQPVVYRDVVGEPLVIGSELFTARKTGQLKISKRGRERFLALLADTIRQPDEIWTRLEWNMVLKKAIIRRRYIARFDVEGKSTPALAVFESGTDGWSGVTTFAPDRKDTWSRYGWVSGFTGDQLRNNPDRRHSRDTLRVGVEVLAETARAIRLT from the coding sequence GTGACCACCGCTGATCTGAACTATGGCTCTCTGCCGTTCTCCGAACAGATCGAATTTTTCCGCCGCAAACTGGCACTGCCCACTACCGGCTGGACGGATATCTACAACGCCGAACATGACTGGGCGTTTGTGGTGGCCGGTGCTAACCGTAATGACTTGGTCACCGATTTGCAGCAGGCGGTAGATAATTTTATTGCTGAGGGACGTACTCTGGAGGAGTTCCGACAGCAGTTTTCTACTATCGTGGATAAATATGGCTGGAGCTATAACGGTGGGTTTGGCTGGCGTACTCGTGTGATTTATGACACCAATTTACGCAGTAGCTATCAGGCTGGTCGTTACGCGCAGCTGCTGGTATCCCGTGACACGTTGCCCTACTGGGAATATATCCACAGTGATGCTGTCGAACATCCGCGCGAACTACATCTGTTCTGGGATGGCCTGCTGCTGCGCTGGAATAATCCGTGGTGGGAAGCACATTTTCCGCCTAATGCGTGGGGCTGCCAGTGTACTGTTCGCGGTCGCTCAGAGGCGTGGCTGAAACGTCATAATCGTAAAATTGATACCGCTCCGGAAACCGTACTGGAAGAGCGAACTATCGGTCAGCGTAGCGTTAACGGCCCCCGCAGTGTACAGGTGCCGGAGGGGATTGACCCCTCATTTGAGCACGCGCCTGGGCGCTCAAGACTAAACAGTCAGGTTCCAGCGCCCCGTGGTGCTGAGCCGCTCAGTGGTAATCTGTCCAGCCTGAGCAGTACTGGCGTGCCGGGAGTTCCTTATCAGCTACCCGTTGATGCATTGCCCCCGCCACGCACAGCCAGCGCAGATCGCCTGTTGCCAACCGGATTAACCGACCGGGAATACGCTACCCGGTTTTTGTCAGAGTTCGGGGCGACACTGGATCAGCCGGTGGTTTACCGGGATGTGGTGGGTGAGCCGCTGGTTATTGGCTCGGAGCTGTTCACAGCCCGTAAAACAGGCCAGCTTAAAATCAGTAAACGCGGGCGCGAGCGATTTCTGGCACTGCTGGCCGACACCATCCGTCAGCCTGACGAAATCTGGACGCGGCTGGAATGGAATATGGTACTTAAAAAGGCGATTATCCGCCGCCGCTATATCGCCCGGTTTGATGTTGAGGGAAAAAGCACACCGGCACTGGCTGTGTTTGAATCAGGTACAGATGGCTGGTCAGGTGTTACTACCTTTGCCCCTGACAGGAAGGATACCTGGAGTCGTTACGGATGGGTATCCGGGTTTACCGGCGATCAGCTGAGAAATAACCCCGACCGCCGCCACAGCCGGGATACGTTGCGCGTGGGAGTGGAGGTCCTGGCGGAGACTGCCCGCGCAATCCGTTTAACCTGA
- a CDS encoding DUF935 family protein: MSILGTLKSALNRKLPRPQLGRELASTGDDRDITRPWTPVTQFGTASFAEAAPKTDTDPVAQMLERLNNELQPATDSWIEQIHNLVNRVQSLEQLRDELITLLPEMTLDDYAAALAQALSAAQLAGRTDITGEAARDHR; the protein is encoded by the coding sequence GTGAGCATTCTGGGGACACTCAAATCAGCACTGAACCGTAAACTCCCCCGGCCACAGCTCGGCCGGGAGCTGGCCAGTACCGGTGACGATCGTGATATCACCCGCCCGTGGACGCCAGTCACTCAGTTTGGCACGGCCTCTTTTGCTGAAGCAGCACCGAAGACTGACACCGATCCGGTGGCACAAATGTTGGAACGTCTGAACAACGAATTACAGCCAGCAACCGACAGCTGGATAGAGCAAATCCATAACCTGGTTAATCGGGTGCAGTCCCTGGAACAACTGCGTGATGAACTGATCACGCTGCTGCCGGAAATGACGCTGGATGATTATGCGGCAGCGCTGGCACAGGCCCTGTCTGCTGCACAGCTGGCCGGGCGTACTGATATCACCGGGGAGGCGGCACGTGACCACCGCTGA